A stretch of Stigmatopora argus isolate UIUO_Sarg chromosome 22, RoL_Sarg_1.0, whole genome shotgun sequence DNA encodes these proteins:
- the znf346 gene encoding zinc finger protein 346 isoform X2, whose translation MPCLYPSRRSWPIIRVRNTATRCDVISPFKTRRSQSQRSSSCQPTTAYIDIDDNPESDPMKICDMCKMTFTSAVMAHSHYQGKIHAKNLKLKAVDPLTLVQQAAPASSKKKVAAVATPTVDEAMVTAPTSSVGEQDDPNRSCSICQASFNNAQMAQQHYLGKKHKKNLAKQDLMKLYASPAAPASTTKGLPCKLCNIKLNSVDQYQSHISGAKHKNQMKKYGLGQPDDPPMSVPENKQSDGDRRSAANDKSGNDAEEHQHYASTEDTFVTEGFEADGNFFGMGGDIFPSSEDKFNVNS comes from the exons ATGCCGTGCTTATATCCGAGTCGCAGAAGTTGGCCCATTATCAG agtaaGAAACACGGCAACAAGATGCGACGTTATCTCTCCATTCAAAACGAGAAGGAGCCAGAGTCAAAGAAGTTCAAGTTGTCAACCGACAACTGCGTAT ATCGATATAGACGACAACCCTGAATCGGACCCGATGAAGATTTGCGACATGTGTAAGATGACGTTCACGTCTGCCGTCATGGCGCACTCCCACTACCAGGGCAAGATCCACGCCAAGAACCTCAAACTCAAAGCGGTGGATCCTCTGACCT TAGTCCAACAGGCCGCACCGGCATCATCCAAGAAGAAAGTAGCAGCGGTAGCGACGCCGACGGTGGACGAGGCCATGGTGACTGCTCCGACTAGCAGTGTGGGCGAACAGGACGATCCGAACCGCTCCTGCTCCATCTGTCAAGCGTCCTTCAACAATGCGCAGATGGCCCAGCAGCACTACTTGGGCAAAAAGCACAAGAAGAACCTAGCCAAGCAGGACCTGATGAAGCTCTACGCCTCACCCGCCGCCCCAG CATCCACAACAAAAGGCTTGCCGTGTAAGCTGTGCAACATTAAGCTCAACTCTGTGGATCAGTACCAGTCTCACATTAGCGGAGCCAAACACAAGAACCA AATGAAAAAATACGGCTTGGGCCAACCAGACGACCCGCCGATGTCCGTTCCCGAAAACAAGCAAAGCGACGGAGACAGGCGGTCGGCCGCAAACGACAAGTCGGGAAATGACGCGGAAGAGCACCAGCACTACGCGTCAACGGAGGACACGTTTGTAACGGAAGGTTTCGAGGCGGACGGCAACTTTTTCGGAATGGGAGGCGacatttttccttcttctgAAGACAAGTTTAACGTAAACAGCTAA
- the cryba1b gene encoding crystallin, beta A1b, with protein sequence MATTNPSPTGPWKITVYDQEHFQGKRVEFTASCQNIVECSLDNIRSLKVECGAWVGYEHSSFCGQQFVLEKGDYPRVEAYSGSSSNRIDRMISFRPICCANNKEARMTIYEMENMTGRQFELSDDYPSLQAMGWLNNQVGSIHIQSGAFVCYQFPGYRGQQYIMESDCRGGEYKTYREFGSHAQTPQIQSIRRIQH encoded by the exons ATGGCTACGACCAATCCCTCGCCCACAGGCCCATGGAAG ATCACTGTGTACGACCAGGAGCACTTCCAGGGCAAGCGCGTGGAGTTCACGGCTAGCTGCCAGAACATCGTGGAATGCAGCCTGGACAACATCCGATCCCTTAAAGTGGAGTGTGGCGC ctGGGTAGGCTACGAACACTCGAGCTTCTGCGGCCAGCAGTTTGTCCTGGAGAAAGGCGACTACCCTCGCGTGGAGGCCTACAGCGGCAGCAGCTCCAACCGCATCGACAGGATGATCTCCTTCAGGCCCATCTGCTGCGCC AACAACAAGGAAGCTCGCATGACCATCTACGAGATGGAGAACATGACGGGGCGCCAGTTTGAGCTGTCCGACGACTACCCCTCCCTGCAGGCCATGGGGTGGTTGAACAACCAGGTCGGATCCATCCACATCCAGAGTGGAGC ATTCGTGTGCTACCAGTTTCCCGGCTACCGAGGGCAGCAGTACATCATGGAGTCGGACTGCCGGGGAGGGGAGTACAAGACCTACCGGGAGTTCGGCTCCCACGCTCAGACCCCCCAGATCCAATCCATCAGGAGGATCCAGCACTGA
- the LOC144068201 gene encoding early growth response protein 1-like — MAATKAELLLSALQISEPLAGFQPVGSPLDGYPKLEELQMLLQNAAESGGLLSGEPGDYGDLLSELADLQSLPPLTPRVPPLAYSGRFTFEPSSGAGGSGNLWPEPLLSLLGGLVSVAAPSSSAATSTPSFSCVPADTGLSAAPTFTSNLAPQPAHFLSQGLPPAYPASKPPVLPDYVRPQSQNPQLHLNRQRNPPQPPLTPLSAIKAFSSSHASNHPPPVTPASQLPKTCRRKPQGKAPPQERPYTCPAEGCERRFSRSDELTRHVRVHTGQKPFQCRICMRSFSRSDHLTTHIRTHTGEKPFPCAECGRKFARSDERKRHMKIHQRHRDHHASRAPPTVASTPPSSSSACSSSYSSPAHESSSPTPSIFSHSSFPSFPNFRCSTSAPSERPLLT, encoded by the exons ATGGCCGCCACCAAAGCAGAGCTGCTGCTTTCAGCCCTGCAGATCTCCGAACCCCTCGCCGGATTTCAGCCTGTCGGGTCGCCGCTGGACGGCTACCCGAAGCTGGAGGAGCTGCAGATGCTTCTGCAAAACGCCGCCGAGAGTGGAGGTCTGCTGAGCGGGGAACCCGGAGACTACGGAG ACCTCCTGTCAGAACTGGCTGATCTGCAAAGCCTCCCCCCGCTGACCCCCCGCGTGCCCCCACTCGCGTACAGCGGCCGCTTCACCTTCGAGCCGTCCTCGGGGGCCGGAGGGAGCGGGAATCTGTGGCCGGAGCCCCTCCTCAGCCTCTTGGGCGGTTTGGTCAGCGTGGCGGCTCCTTCTTCGTCGGCGGCGACGTCCACGCCGAGCTTCAGCTGCGTCCCCGCCGACACGGGCCTTTCTGCGGCGCCGACCTTCACCTCCAATCTTGCCCCCCAGCCGGCCCATTTCCTGTCACAGGGGCTTCCTCCGGCCTACCCTGCGTCCAAGCCACCCGTGCTCCCAGACTACGTCCGACCTCAGTCGCAAAACCCCCAGCTACACCTAAACCGTCAGCGGAATCCCCCACAACCGCCGCTCACCCCGCTCTCCGCCATCAAGGCCTTCTCCTCCTCGCACGCCTCCAATCACCCGCCGCCGGTCACCCCCGCCTCCCAGCTCCCCAAGACGTGCAGGAGAAAGCCACAGGGCAAAGCCCCCCCGCAGGAGCGTCCTTACACGTGTCCGGCGGAGGGCTGCGAGCGGCGCTTCTCGCGCTCGGACGAACTGACCCGCCACGTGCGCGTGCACACGGGCCAGAAACCCTTCCAGTGTCGCATCTGCATGCGCAGCTTCAGTCGCAGCGACCACCTGACCACCCACATACGCACCCACACGGGCGAGAAACCCTTCCCCTGCGCCGAATGCGGCCGCAAATTCGCCCGCAGCGACGAGCGCAAACGCCACATGAAGATCCACCAGCGGCACCGGGACCACCACGCCAGTCGCGCCCCTCCGACGGTGGCCTCCACGCcgccctcctcttcctcggccTGCTCCTCCTCTTACTCCTCACCCGCTCACGAGTCGTCCTCGCCCACGCCGTCCATTTTTAGCCATTCCTCCTTCCCGAGTTTCCCCAACTTCCGCTGCTCTACATCTGCGCCGTCGGAGCGGCCTTTGCTAACATGA
- the LOC144068203 gene encoding F-box only protein 40-like yields the protein MHTHCGSCYSTRCRAQVEAGMCCALVACPLSCGALFHSCKEEEHLLLCPRVRTPCLNFSFGCPARLPRGQLAAHLRVCPASAVVCCVEWNRWPANDAHSYPSPELHGNLMKECKGGLRQDLDLAMALKDQMRLFRSLKMRELFPELTQCAREEESRKEEEKKKQEEKKMMMEAVLKRESAPKTWASFSPFQVNVSTEKEDEEEELTQQEREALARKPLDQESRARLENFSNWESMFSMAEGGCREAGKGKEQDRTGDERPDGVGGAVTARKAARCNRVETTKIVAVRTFKIPSSFSAKQGRIRNPGFYKRDNKAVDTADLGRRDTPFWEEVQASLLCSLEKEQRGHLIAEKVCTDGLLQDQGTQTFQFPSAPFANAASLADLTVGREEELHLQLQLESVNSRHHKASSAFTAVCGHSVRRRDYAAHYRNVHSDIQMNINGWFQHRCPLAYLGCTFSQTRFTPSTHQATVVLNLFFRDPGCFQLRPVIPNRRPSSSCDALSSLPYELLCLVATFLDNLSLSQLALVSHLMREVCSTLLTTRGTVSLQWEKEAQPGARVRWNPRNKVWHFSSSFSEVDRWKFRDISSMSEHLRVCPYYQRESRSERVLLPDPKCKHLRGMQSNDRQ from the exons ATG CACACTCACTGTGGCTCCTGCTACAGCACGCGCTGCCGGGCGCAGGTGGAGGCGGGCATGTGCTGCGCCCTGGTGGCGTGCCCACTGAGCTGTGGGGCGCTTTTTCACTCCTGCAAAGAGGAGGAGCACCTCCTGCTCTGCCCCCGCGTCCGCACGCCGTGCCTCAATTTCAGCTTCGGCTGCCCGGCCCGACTCCCGCGTGGCCAACTCGCCGCCCACCTGCGGGTGTGCCCGGCGAGCGCCGTGGTCTGCTGCGTGGAGTGGAACCGCTGGCCGGCCAATGACGCCCACTCGTACCCTAGCCCCGAACTGCACGGCAATTTGATGAAGGAATGCAAGGGGGGGCTACGCCAAGACTTGGACCTGGCCATGGCGCTGAAGGACCAGATGCGCTTGTTCCGCTCGTTGAAAATGAGGGAGCTTTTCCCGGAACTGACCCAGTGCGCTAGGGAGGAGGAGAGCAGAAAGgaagaagagaagaagaagcaggaggagaagaagatgatgaTGGAGGCGGTTTTGAAAAGGGAGTCTGCTCCAAAGACTTGGGCGTCTTTTAGCCCTTTTCAAGTCAACGTTTCTACCGAGAaggaggatgaagaagaggaacTGACACAGCAGGAGCGTGAGGCCCTGGCCAGGAAGCCTTTGGATCAGGAAAGTCGAGCTCGGCTGGAGAACTTCAGCAACTGGGAGAGCATGTTCAGCATGGCTGAGGGAGGCTGCAGGGAAGCAGGGAAAGGAAAAGAGCAGGACAGGACGGGGGACGAGAGGCCGGATGGTGTCGGGGGGGCGGTGACTGCTCGCAAAGCCGCGCGGTGCAACCGTGTGGAGACTACGAAGATCGTGGCCGTGAGGACCTTCAAGATTCCGAGCAGCTTCTCGGCCAAACAGGGTCGAATTCGCAACCCGGGATTCTACAAGAGGGACAACAAGGCCGTGGACACTGCAGATCTGGGGCGGCGTGACACGCCCTTCTGGGAGGAGGTTCAG GCGTCGCTGCTGTGCTCTTTGGAGAAGGAGCAACGAGGTCACCTGATCGCCGAGAAGGTTTGCACCGACGGCCTCCTGCAGGACCAGGGCACGCAGACTTTCCAATTCCCGTCGGCGCCATTCGCCAACGCCGCGTCCCTGGCGGACCTGACGGTCGGCAGGGAGGAGGAGCTTCACCTGCAGCTGCAGCTGGAGAGCGTCAACAGCCGCCACCACAAGGCCAGCTCCGCGTTCACCGCCGTGTGCGGACACAGCGTCCGGAGGCGGGATTACGCCGCGcattacag GAACGTGCACAGTGACATCCAGATGAACATCAACGGATGGTTCCAGCACCGATGTCCGTTAGCGTACTTGGGCTGCACCTTCAGCCAGACCAGATTCACGCCGTCCACCCACCAGGCCACC GTTGTACTGAATCTTTTTTTCAGGGATCCGGGCTGCTTCCAGCTGCGTCCCGTCATCCCAAACAGAAGACCTTCTTCTTCCTGCGATGCTCTGAGCTCGCTTCCTTACGAGCTCCTGTGTCTCGTGGCGACCTTCCTGGACAATTTGTCGCTGTCGCAGCTGGCTTTGGTGTCCCACCTCATGAGGGAGGTTTGTTCCACGCTTCTGACAACACGCGGGACGGTCTCTCTGCAGTGGGAAAAGGAGGCTCAGCCCGGAGCCAGGGTCCGATGGAATCCACGGAATAAG GTGTGGCACTTTAGCAGCAGTTTCTCCGAGGTGGACAGGTGGAAATTCCGGGACATTTCGTCCATGTCGGAACACCTGCGGGTGTGTCCTTACTACCAGCGAGAAAGCAGAAGTGAGCGTGTTTTGTTGCCGGACCCCAAATGCAAACATCTACGTGGAATGCAGTCCAATGATCGGCAATAA
- the LOC144068202 gene encoding uncharacterized protein LOC144068202 isoform X2 translates to MRMTRRGSRERTSGWDDKKKKKRKKRKKRKKVDTPVSPPQLPDEANPVVKAPEVVQVTTVARVQMSKRRPKKNKDPLRDPQPTKEESPVEEPEVAELDMQVRECLRWEGVLEDPWAEEERLEEYRANRRRRYTAQRDGCLEISPAPSRTPLPLLSNDVP, encoded by the exons ATGAGgatgacgaggcgggggtcACGTGAACGCACAAGTGG TTgggatgacaaaaagaaaaagaaaaggaagaaaagaaagaagaggaagaaagTTGACACCCCAGTTTCACCTCCACAACTCCCGG ATGAAGCCAATCCAGTGGTCAAGGCCCCCGAGGTCGTGCAAGTGACCACAGTGGCTCGGGTTCAAATGTCCAAACGGCGACCTAAGAAGAACAAAGACCCTCTAAGGGACCCCCAGCCCACCAAAGAGGAAAGCCCGGTCGAAGAGCCGGAGGTGGCAGAGCTGGACATGCAGGTTAGAGAGTGTCTGAGGTGGGAGGGGGTCCTGGAAGACCCTTGGGCAGAAGAAGAGAGGCTGGAGGAGTACCGAGCCAACAGGAGGCGACGCTACACCGCTCAGCGAGACGGTTGCTTGGAGATAAGTCCCGCCCCCAGCCGCACCCCTTTGCCTCTTTTAAGCAACGACGTGCCCTGA
- the znf346 gene encoding zinc finger protein 346 isoform X1 produces the protein MMAVAMETEQFPYLPSGLEQVNKMIKEHSDLFTDNLCSVCNAVLISESQKLAHYQSKKHGNKMRRYLSIQNEKEPESKKFKLSTDNCIDIDDNPESDPMKICDMCKMTFTSAVMAHSHYQGKIHAKNLKLKAVDPLTLVQQAAPASSKKKVAAVATPTVDEAMVTAPTSSVGEQDDPNRSCSICQASFNNAQMAQQHYLGKKHKKNLAKQDLMKLYASPAAPASTTKGLPCKLCNIKLNSVDQYQSHISGAKHKNQMKKYGLGQPDDPPMSVPENKQSDGDRRSAANDKSGNDAEEHQHYASTEDTFVTEGFEADGNFFGMGGDIFPSSEDKFNVNS, from the exons ATGATGGCGGTCGCGATGGAGACGGAACAATTCCCTTACTTGCCCTCGGGGCTGGAGCAAG TCAACAAGATGATAAAGGAACATAGCGACCTTTTCACCGATAACCTCTGCAGCGTTTGCAATGCCGTGCTTATATCCGAGTCGCAGAAGTTGGCCCATTATCAG agtaaGAAACACGGCAACAAGATGCGACGTTATCTCTCCATTCAAAACGAGAAGGAGCCAGAGTCAAAGAAGTTCAAGTTGTCAACCGACAACTGC ATCGATATAGACGACAACCCTGAATCGGACCCGATGAAGATTTGCGACATGTGTAAGATGACGTTCACGTCTGCCGTCATGGCGCACTCCCACTACCAGGGCAAGATCCACGCCAAGAACCTCAAACTCAAAGCGGTGGATCCTCTGACCT TAGTCCAACAGGCCGCACCGGCATCATCCAAGAAGAAAGTAGCAGCGGTAGCGACGCCGACGGTGGACGAGGCCATGGTGACTGCTCCGACTAGCAGTGTGGGCGAACAGGACGATCCGAACCGCTCCTGCTCCATCTGTCAAGCGTCCTTCAACAATGCGCAGATGGCCCAGCAGCACTACTTGGGCAAAAAGCACAAGAAGAACCTAGCCAAGCAGGACCTGATGAAGCTCTACGCCTCACCCGCCGCCCCAG CATCCACAACAAAAGGCTTGCCGTGTAAGCTGTGCAACATTAAGCTCAACTCTGTGGATCAGTACCAGTCTCACATTAGCGGAGCCAAACACAAGAACCA AATGAAAAAATACGGCTTGGGCCAACCAGACGACCCGCCGATGTCCGTTCCCGAAAACAAGCAAAGCGACGGAGACAGGCGGTCGGCCGCAAACGACAAGTCGGGAAATGACGCGGAAGAGCACCAGCACTACGCGTCAACGGAGGACACGTTTGTAACGGAAGGTTTCGAGGCGGACGGCAACTTTTTCGGAATGGGAGGCGacatttttccttcttctgAAGACAAGTTTAACGTAAACAGCTAA
- the LOC144068202 gene encoding uncharacterized protein LOC144068202 isoform X1 — translation MSEEENLKLKTSSSWDDKKKKKRKKRKKRKKVDTPVSPPQLPDEANPVVKAPEVVQVTTVARVQMSKRRPKKNKDPLRDPQPTKEESPVEEPEVAELDMQVRECLRWEGVLEDPWAEEERLEEYRANRRRRYTAQRDGCLEISPAPSRTPLPLLSNDVP, via the exons ATGTCTGAGGAAGAGAACCTAAAACTTAAGACTTCAAGCAGTTgggatgacaaaaagaaaaagaaaaggaagaaaagaaagaagaggaagaaagTTGACACCCCAGTTTCACCTCCACAACTCCCGG ATGAAGCCAATCCAGTGGTCAAGGCCCCCGAGGTCGTGCAAGTGACCACAGTGGCTCGGGTTCAAATGTCCAAACGGCGACCTAAGAAGAACAAAGACCCTCTAAGGGACCCCCAGCCCACCAAAGAGGAAAGCCCGGTCGAAGAGCCGGAGGTGGCAGAGCTGGACATGCAGGTTAGAGAGTGTCTGAGGTGGGAGGGGGTCCTGGAAGACCCTTGGGCAGAAGAAGAGAGGCTGGAGGAGTACCGAGCCAACAGGAGGCGACGCTACACCGCTCAGCGAGACGGTTGCTTGGAGATAAGTCCCGCCCCCAGCCGCACCCCTTTGCCTCTTTTAAGCAACGACGTGCCCTGA
- the LOC144068607 gene encoding peptidyl-prolyl cis-trans isomerase FKBP3-like, which yields MFVTLLLELVSSGPQSPPLRRHRGQSSDGRHYPSKWWMSQQSVRQWSAEQVRSDDLPKKDLINILQDNAAHSFLKDHRLLGNIENVAKTAIKEQIVDAITSCLSAKATEMVERMTKQVKAVKAEDSPKLTKSTLKRGDKTNLPQKVG from the exons ATGTTCGTGACTTTACTGCTGGAGTTGGTCTCGTCCGGCCCCCAAAGCCCACCACTGAG GCGTcaccgaggtcagagttcagaCGGCCGCCATTACCCTTCAAAATGGTGGATGAGCCAGCAGTCAGTAAGGCAGTGGTCTGCAGAGCAagtcagaagtgacgatttaccgaagaaagacctgataaacatcttacaggacaatgcagcgcattcg ttcctcaaagatcacagactgctgggaaacatcgagaatgtggccaaaacggccATAAAGGAGCAGATTGTCGACGCCAttacgagctgtttgtcagcaaa agccacggagatggtggaaaggatgacaaagcaggtgaaagctgtcaaggcagaa gattcacccaagttgaccaaatcaacgctaaagagaGGTGACAAGACCAACCTGCCCCAAAAAG tgggatga
- the LOC144068483 gene encoding trafficking regulator of GLUT4 1-like: MAVNTDSAVLVQRDPSIHGDVFDTEKLLSTGGRQRSPPQSDALEVRASIRSLDAEQNGRRSPLKSGSVGQLAAAPRSLSRLSLASSVPPGPVPPSYLWLAVLSCLCPGVPLNVCALWYASVSRSVLNNGDVEAARKYGRLSLLLSCLAMLLGVAIIVFVFFTIGTERCHCMG, from the exons ATGGCCGTCAACACGGATAGCGCGGTCCTGGTCCAAAGGGATCCATCCATCCACGGAGACGTGTTCGATACCGAGAAGCTGTTGAGCACCGGGGGCAGGCAGCGATCTCCTCCCCAGTCCGACGCGCTGGAGGTGCGGGCCAGCATCCGCTCGCTGGACGCCGAGCAGAACGGCCGCCGTTCGCCGCTCAAGTCCGGCTCGGTAGGCCAGCTGGCGGCCGCGCCCAGATCGTTGTCCCGCCTCAGCTTGGCGTCCAGCGTCCCGCCCGGCCCGGTGCCGCCCAGTTACCTGTGGCTGGCCGTCCTGTCTTGCCTCTGTCCCGGCGTGCCGCTTAACGTGTGCGCGCTGTGGTACGCCAGCGTG TCTCGCTCGGTGCTGAACAACGGCGACGTGGAGGCGGCGCGCAAGTATGGCCGCCTGTCCTTGCTACTCAGTTGCTTGGCCATGCTGCTGGGTGTGGCCATCATCGTCTTCGTCTTCTTCACCATTGGTACGGAGCGATGTCATTGTATGGGATAA